Proteins encoded together in one Myxocyprinus asiaticus isolate MX2 ecotype Aquarium Trade chromosome 9, UBuf_Myxa_2, whole genome shotgun sequence window:
- the LOC127446558 gene encoding protein transport protein Sec61 subunit alpha-like 1 has product MGIKFLEVIKPFCAVLPEIQKPERKIQFREKVLWTAITLFIFLVCCQIPLFGIMSSDSADPFYWMRVILASNRGTLMELGISPIVTSGLIMQLLAGAKIIEVGDTPKDRALFNGAQKLFGMIITIGQAIVYVMTGMYGDPSEMGAGICLLIIIQLFVAGLIVLLLDELLQKGYGLGSGISLFIATNICETIVWKAFSPTTVNTGRGTEFEGAIIALFHLLATRSDKVRALREAFYRQNLPNLMNLIATVFVFAVVIYFQGFRVDLPIKSARYRGQYNTYPIKLFYTSNIPIILQSALVSNLYVISQMLSTRFSGNFLVNLLGTWSDSSSGGPARAYPVGGLCYYLSPPESFGTVLEDPVHAVIYIIFMLGSCAFFSKTWIEVSGSSAKDVAKQLKEQQMVMRGHRETSMVHELNRYIPTAAAFGGLCIGGLSVMADFLGAIGSGTGILLAVTIIYQYFEIFVKEQSEMGSMGALIF; this is encoded by the exons GTGATAAAGCCATTCTGTGCAGTTTTACCTGAGATCCAGAAACCAGAGAGGAAG ATTCAGTTTAGAGAGAAAGTGCTATGGACTGCGATCACCCTGTTCATCTTTCTGGTGTGCTGCCAG ATTCCACTCTTTGGAATCATGTCTTCAGACTCTGCAGATCCCTTTTACTGGATGAGAGTTATCCTGGCCTCCAACAGAG GTACTCTGATGGAGTTGGGTATCTCTCCTATTGTAACATCTGGCCTGATCATGCAGCTGTTGGCTGGAGCTAAAATCATTGAGGTTGGAGACACCCCGAAAGACAGAGCACTCTTCAATGGAGCTCAAAAAC TCTTTGGCATGATCATTACCATTGGCCAGGCTATTGTGTATGTGATGACTGGCATGTATGGTGACCCTTCCGAAATGGGTGCAGGAATCTGCCTTCTCATCATCATTCAG TTGTTTGTGGCAGGTCTGATTGTGTTGCTGCTGGATGAGTTGCTGCAGAAGGGTTACGGCTTGGGCTCTGGTATCTCTCTCTTCATCGCCACCAACATCTGTGAGACAATTGTATGGAAGGCATTCAGCCCAACTACAGTCAACACAGGAAGAG gtactgagtttgaaggagCCATTATTGCTCTGTTTCACCTGTTGGCTACTCGCTCTGATAAAGTGCGAGCTCTGAGAGAGGCCTTCTACAGGCAGAACCTGCCCAACCTCATGAACCTCATAGCCACTGTCTTCGTCTTTGCCGTGGTCATATACTTCCAG GGCTTCAGAGTTGACCTGCCCATTAAGTCTGCACGTTACCGTGGCCAGTACAACACGTATCCCATCAAGCTGTTCTACACCTCCAACATTCCCATCATCCTGCAGTCTGCTCTAGTGTCCAACCTGTACGTCATCTCTCAAATGCTTTCCACACGCTTCAGTGGAAACTTCCTGGTCAACCTGCTGGGAACCTGGTCT GACTCCTCAAGTGGAGGACCAGCTCGTGCTTACCCAGTTGGTGGTCTGTGCTACTACCTCTCTCCCCCAGAATCATTTGGCACAGTTCTGGAGGATCCAGTCCATGCTGTAATTTACATCATCTTCATGCTAGGGTCCTGTGCCTTCTTCTCGAAGACCTGGATTGAGGTGTCTGGATCCTCTGCAAAAGAT GTTGCCAAACAGCTGAAAGAGCAGCAGATGGTTATGAGGGGACACAGAGAAACTTCTATGGTCCATGAGCTCAATAG gTACATCCCCACTGCTGCAGCTTTTGGAGGACTGTGCATTGGTGGCCTCTCGGTTATGGCCGACTTTCTGGGAGCCATCGGCTCAGGAACTGGAATCTTGTTGGCCGTCACCATCATCTACCAGTACTTTGAGATCTTTGTCAAAGAACAGAGTGAAATGGGCAGTATGGGCGCTCTCATTTTTTAG